From one Plasmodium malariae genome assembly, chromosome: 12 genomic stretch:
- the PmUG01_12018300 gene encoding conserved Plasmodium protein, unknown function, whose amino-acid sequence MKLSLYFSFGSKIFEAFHKGHGYIPEKYFCTYLKNGHIYSSFSGQKRKYFSALYDNIKEKQNLIKEMDQLYDNILTSNWNDSVNLVLNVSIWEGILSSMEEKIKAYEYDKEITKKKKEINELFDVLFILEDLRDHINEILEQSSRCSGLAGTHILASFKIENMNEHLDFLKKKYEQLLVSYPLYKYQINLVLGQGLALLRQRYTFEWKHMHDFFF is encoded by the coding sequence atgaaattgtctttgtatttttcatttgGTTCTAAAATTTTCGAAGCTTTTCATAAAGGGCATGGTTATATCccagaaaaatatttttgtacgtatttaaaaaatggtcATATATATAGTTCTTTTTCCGGTCAAAAAAGAAAGTACTTCAGTGCCTTATATGACAACATAAAGGAAAagcaaaatttaattaaagagATGGATCAGCTATATGATAACATTCTTACAAGTAACTGGAACGATTCTGTTAACTTAGTGTTAAATGTATCTATTTGGGAGGGAATCTTAAGTTCaatggaagaaaaaataaaagcatacGAATATGATAaggaaataacaaaaaaaaaaaaagaaattaatgaattatttgatgtattatttatattagaaGATTTACGTGatcatataaatgaaattctCGAACAGTCATCTCGTTGTAGCGGTTTAGCAGGTACACATATTCTAGcttcttttaaaattgaaaatatgaaCGAACATttagattttttaaaaaaaaaatatgaacaattaTTAGTAAGTTACcctttatataaataccaAATTAATTTAGTACTGGGTCAAGGCTTAGCTTTGCTAAGACAAAGATACACCTTTGAATGGAAGCATATGCACGATTTCTTTTTCTGA
- the PmUG01_12018400 gene encoding conserved Plasmodium protein, unknown function — protein sequence MDNPEVDRKNAKEKKGKELLKERSEELKKRTNQNESKFRKFCGNTDFMLNVPNIDSNLKFLKYEVDNSILNFNYNTMILNEKIERLNDIERDVHIHMELPFLYSYNIQNNDDIKCWINAQNACEKEKDALAVSGNNSTSNCRSKNRSNGKSSSSSSSSSSDRGSSSNNNTIFLSDSKLKEISPYLPVVTNFEKDDLDLLIKTIPNYVRSVQNYLLANEEKKNGNHLEKKKNLSNDHSRGLTDSTNSKKDKKRLPYNQYFQHPLKKKAKIRKIYPVLPYISVWKNKYIQGIMEIESTYDNVKSKSGEDRKPLCNDNGKSSKGTKSSAPYGLLHLIEKTRDKRIYSLYKRHIMNNSNNNTFSSSGNDGNVLTFSKSIPDIYNMENFYDRGRGISREREYPIECCNDDEQNDIQRDTDKTSNECSGKIGNDVNSASSETNHDGSKTKKRISLSKFLIRKHILKLKNKVSAVSTMSAESHEKSKNKGDLLDTKSEGNNGKVITKNCKNVTFNEKYEYTLVEKKIDNENNAEEDLKIEGDLENISEILGENIQCFKYVRDYKSPSFDINEKDSLSYALSFSKKNLAFIFPTLSKKIIFSKTGQQKRKNYILLKE from the coding sequence ATGGATAACCCAGAAGTAGATAGGAAAAATGCAAAGGAGAAAAAGGGAAAGGAGTTATTAAAAGAAAGGAGTGAAGAATTGAAGAAAAGAACAAATCAGAATGAATCAAAATTTAGAAAGTTTTGTGGTAATACTGATTTTATGTTAAATGTACCAAATATTGATAGTAActtgaaatttttaaagtatGAAGTAGATAACAgcatattaaattttaattacaaTACCATGATTTTAAATGAGAAAATTGAGAGACTAAATGATATAGAACGTgatgtacacatacatatggaattaccatttttatattcctatAACATACAAAATAATGACGATATTAAATGCTGGATTAATGCTCAAAATGCCTGTGAAAAGGAGAAAGACGCATTGGCAGTAAGCGGTAATAATAGTACAAGTAATTGCAGAAGTAAAAACAGGAGTAATGGCAAaagtagtagtagcagtagtagcagtagtagcgATAGAGGCAGtagtagtaacaataatacaatatttttgAGTGACAGTAAATTGAAAGAGATTTCTCCTTATCTACCCGTTGTAACGAATTTCGAAAAAGACGATTTAGATTTATTAATTAAGACCATCCCTAACTATGTTAGAAGTGTTCAGAATTATTTGTTAGCaaatgaagaaaagaaaaatggaaatcacttagaaaagaagaaaaactTATCAAATGATCATAGTCGTGGTTTAACTGATAGTActaattcaaaaaaagataaaaagagATTACCTTATAATCAGTACTTTCAGCACCCACTGAAGAAAAAGgcaaaaattagaaaaatttatCCTGTTTTACCTTACATATCTgtatggaaaaataaatatatacaaggAATAATGGAAATAGAGAGCACTTATGACAatgtaaaaagtaaaagtggCGAAGATAGGAAGCCCCTTTGTAACGACAATGGTAAAAGTAGTAAGGGGACGAAAAGCAGTGCTCCCTATGGCCTTTTACACTTAATAGAAAAAACTAGAGATAAGCGCatatatagtttatataaaaggcatataatgaataatagtaataataatacctTTAGTAGTAGCGGAAATGATGGGAACGTCCTAACTTTTTCGAAGAGTATACCGGATATATACAATatggaaaatttttatgatagAGGCAGAGGGATTAGCAGGGAAAGGGAATACCCTATAGAATGCTGCAATGATGATGAACAGAATGACATACAGAGGGACACGGACAAAACAAGCAATGAATGTAGTGGTAAAATTGGAAATGATGTAAATAGTGCTAGTAGCGAAACAAACCATGATGGCAGCAAAACAAAGAAGCGCATCAGCCTTAGCAAATTTCTCATAAGGaagcatattttaaaattaaaaaataaagtgtCAGCGGTGTCAACAATGTCTGCTGAATCGCACGaaaagagtaaaaataaagggGATTTATTAGATACAAAAAGTGAAGGAAATAATGGTAAAGTAATAAcgaaaaattgcaaaaatgtTACAttcaatgaaaaatatgaatatacactagttgaaaaaaaaatagataatgaaaataatgctGAAGAGGACTTGAAAATAGAAGGGGATCTAGAAAATATAAGCGAAATACTAGGTGAGAATATTCAATGTTTCAAATACGTAAGAGATTACAAATCGCCGTCTTttgatataaatgaaaaggatTCACTTTCATATGCTTTaagtttttcaaaaaagaacttagcttttatatttcctaccttatctaaaaaaattatcttctCAAAAACAGGacaacaaaaaagaaaaaattatattttattaaaagagTAG